One Vicia villosa cultivar HV-30 ecotype Madison, WI unplaced genomic scaffold, Vvil1.0 ctg.000248F_1_1, whole genome shotgun sequence DNA window includes the following coding sequences:
- the LOC131625888 gene encoding paired amphipathic helix protein Sin3-like 4 has protein sequence MPSQYVIKLPLDHDDKQQQYCRLEKEDPLGFLTEVGDMFQGKNKGKYDEFLGIMKDFKANRIDTSVVMERVKELFKGHITLILGFYEFLPEEYHRLEEEHALAFVKKVGDVFQGENREKYDEFLEIFKDFKARRIYKIRKQVYLVKTHLPFA, from the coding sequence ATGCCATCTCAATATGTAATCAAACTTCCACTAGATCATGAtgataaacaacaacaatattgtCGATTAGAGAAAGAAGATCCATTAGGTTTTCTCACAGAAGTAGGAGATATGTTTCAAGGTAAGAATAAGGGAAAGTATGATGAGTTTTTAGGAATTATGAAGGATTTCAAGGCTAACAGAATTGATACAAGTGTTGTTATGGAGAGAGTGAAGGAGCTGTTTAAAGGGCATATAACTTTGATTTTGGGGTTTTATGAGTTCTTGCCGGAGGAATACCATAGATTAGAGGAAGAACATGCCTTAGCTTTTGTCAAGAAAGTAGGAGATGTGTTTCAAGGTGAGAATAGGGAAAAATATGATGAGTTTTTAGAAATTTTTAAGGATTTCAAGGCTCGGAGaatctataaaataagaaaacaagtgTACCTGGTTAAGACTCATTTGCCATTTGCTTAA